Proteins from a genomic interval of Xanthomonas sp. AM6:
- the metE gene encoding 5-methyltetrahydropteroyltriglutamate--homocysteine S-methyltransferase: MTIVTNLGFPRIGARRELKRALESYWRRETDGASLQDTARQLRQRHWRLQVEAGVDLPPSNDFSLYDAMLDTAFLFDAIPQRYRALADADPLAGYFAMARGTQEDGLDLHALEMTKWFDTNYHYLVPELARRQHFRLRGDKPLAEFLEAQALGIATRPVLIGPVTFLLLSKTVDGSDRWALLDGLLPVYAELLQQLHAAGAEWVQIDEPALVLDLDVAAREAYGRAYAFLAQAPRPKLLLTTYFGELGDNLELATALPVDGLHVDLVRGVAQLDAVLQALPADRVLSAGLVNGRNVWRTPLDNALTLARYAAGHVGRERLWLAPSCSLLHVPVDLEQEKALDRELYAWLAFARQKLQELRTLADALHGQPHAQAELTAAREALETRRASARVHRPEVARRVAALSEDAGRRQSPYPQRREAQQAALRLPAYPTTTIGSFPQTAQVRQARAQHKAGKLGDAEYDAFLAAETERCVRAQEQIGLDVLVHGEFERNDMVEYFGEQLDGFAFTRHGWVQSYGSRCVKPPIIFGDVQRPAPMTLRWTQYAQSLTDKPMKGMLTGPVTVLQWSFVRDDQERAQTCRQIALALRDEVRDLEAAGIGVIQIDEPAIREGLPLRRAQWQAYLDWAVQCFRIAAAGVRDATQIHTHMCYSEFNDIIEAVAAMDADVISIETSRSRMELLDAFVRFRYPNAIGPGVYDIHSPRVPGTQEMLQLLDKARAVLDPQQLWVNPDCGLKTRGWPETRSALEAMVAAARQLRAQQAQAA; the protein is encoded by the coding sequence ATGACGATCGTGACCAACCTGGGCTTCCCGCGCATCGGCGCGCGGCGCGAGCTCAAGCGTGCGCTGGAAAGCTACTGGCGCCGCGAAACCGACGGCGCAAGCCTGCAGGACACGGCGCGGCAGCTGCGCCAGCGGCACTGGCGGCTGCAGGTCGAGGCCGGGGTGGACCTGCCGCCCAGCAACGACTTCAGCCTGTACGACGCGATGCTCGACACCGCGTTCCTGTTCGACGCGATCCCGCAGCGCTACCGCGCGCTGGCCGATGCCGATCCGCTGGCCGGCTACTTCGCGATGGCGCGCGGCACGCAGGAGGACGGGCTGGACCTGCACGCGCTGGAAATGACCAAGTGGTTCGACACCAACTATCACTATCTGGTGCCGGAACTGGCGCGGCGCCAGCACTTCCGCCTGCGCGGCGACAAGCCGCTGGCCGAGTTCCTGGAAGCCCAGGCGCTGGGCATCGCCACGCGGCCGGTGCTGATCGGGCCGGTGACCTTCCTGCTGCTGTCCAAGACCGTGGACGGCAGCGACCGCTGGGCGCTGCTGGACGGCCTGTTGCCGGTCTACGCCGAGCTGCTGCAACAGCTCCACGCGGCCGGCGCGGAATGGGTGCAGATCGACGAGCCGGCACTGGTGCTGGACCTGGACGTCGCCGCGCGCGAGGCCTACGGCCGCGCCTATGCGTTCCTGGCCCAGGCGCCGCGGCCGAAGCTGTTGCTGACCACGTATTTCGGCGAGCTCGGCGACAACCTGGAACTGGCCACGGCGCTGCCGGTGGACGGCCTGCACGTGGACCTGGTGCGCGGCGTGGCGCAGTTGGACGCGGTGCTGCAGGCGCTGCCGGCCGACCGGGTGCTGTCGGCCGGGCTGGTCAACGGCCGCAACGTGTGGCGCACGCCGCTGGACAACGCGCTGACCCTGGCGCGCTACGCGGCCGGGCACGTCGGCCGCGAACGCCTGTGGCTGGCACCCTCGTGCTCGCTGCTGCACGTGCCGGTGGACCTGGAGCAGGAAAAGGCGCTGGACCGCGAGCTGTACGCATGGCTGGCCTTCGCCAGGCAGAAGCTGCAGGAGCTGCGCACGCTGGCCGACGCGCTGCACGGGCAGCCGCATGCGCAAGCCGAACTGACCGCGGCGCGCGAGGCGCTGGAGACGCGGCGCGCGTCGGCGCGCGTGCATCGTCCCGAGGTCGCGCGCCGGGTGGCGGCGCTGAGCGAGGATGCCGGCCGCCGGCAATCGCCGTATCCGCAGCGGCGCGAGGCGCAGCAGGCGGCGCTGCGGCTGCCGGCCTACCCGACCACCACGATCGGCTCGTTCCCGCAGACCGCGCAGGTACGGCAGGCGCGCGCGCAGCACAAGGCCGGCAAGCTCGGCGACGCCGAGTACGACGCGTTCCTGGCCGCGGAGACCGAGCGCTGCGTGCGCGCGCAGGAGCAGATCGGGCTGGACGTGCTGGTGCACGGCGAGTTCGAGCGCAACGACATGGTCGAATACTTCGGCGAGCAGCTCGACGGTTTCGCCTTCACCAGGCACGGCTGGGTGCAGAGCTACGGCTCGCGCTGCGTGAAGCCGCCGATCATCTTCGGCGACGTGCAGCGTCCGGCGCCGATGACGCTGCGCTGGACCCAGTACGCGCAGTCGCTGACCGACAAGCCGATGAAGGGCATGCTGACCGGGCCGGTGACGGTGCTGCAGTGGTCGTTCGTGCGCGACGACCAGGAGCGCGCGCAGACCTGCCGGCAGATCGCGCTGGCGCTGCGCGACGAGGTGCGCGACCTGGAGGCGGCCGGCATCGGCGTGATCCAGATCGACGAGCCGGCGATCCGCGAGGGCCTGCCGCTGCGCCGCGCGCAGTGGCAGGCGTACCTGGACTGGGCGGTGCAGTGCTTCCGCATCGCCGCGGCCGGGGTGCGCGACGCCACCCAGATCCACACCCACATGTGCTACTCGGAGTTCAACGACATCATCGAAGCGGTGGCGGCGATGGACGCGGACGTGATCTCGATCGAGACCTCGCGCTCGCGGATGGAACTGCTCGATGCGTTCGTGCGCTTCCGCTATCCGAACGCGATCGGCCCGGGCGTGTACGACATCCACTCGCCGCGCGTGCCCGGCACGCAGGAGATGCTGCAACTGCTGGACAAGG